The genomic segment TTGTTCCATGTCTGCCAATCGTCTAACAGCAGTCCGCCGGTATCTCCACTGTTCGGATTGAGGCTCCAGTAGGTCCAATACAAATCATTTTGCCCGATGTAGTCGACAAGAGCATTTTGCCACTTGCCCTCCTTCGATGTTGAATCGACATTGCGGCCGCCGAACTCCCCGAGCAATATCGGTGCGATTTTTTCCTTATGAATATAGCCCCAATTAGCATCCCATACGCCAGACAGATTTGCGGGAAATGTCTGGCCTGCGAACCACGGCTGCGACGAAACGCCCGGGCCATAATCGTGCGGTGAGTAAACGAGCTGGTTAGGCACTTTCAGCCGGACTGGATATTTGCGAACCCCCGACAGATTGCCGCCCCACCAATAGGAACCGCTCTGGCCTTTTACATTCGCGTCCACCCCTTCCACAATGATCAGCCAGTCCGGATTGACAGCGAGAATTGCATTGCCCGCCCGCTCCGCAGCCAACCGCCAATCGCTGTCTGAATCGCCGCAACCCCAGCATACGGAACCGTGCGGCTCATTGTGCAAATCGGCGCCGATTACCGTGTCGTTGGCCAAGTAGCGCTTTGCCAGCATCGTCCAATCCTTTATCCATGTTTTTTCCGGTACCCCTTGTGTATACCACCGCTCCGCTTGCTCGGAGGCGTTTGGGCGGTGACGGTCCAGAATGATTTTCATACCGCGCTTTTCCGCCTTCTGAACAAGCTTATCCAGCAGCTGGAGCGGTGTCAGCCCCTTTAGGTCGGGATTTTTCATATAGTCGATCCCGCTTGGTTTTTTACCAGCAAGCAGCATTTCATTCGTATAAGGAATACGCAGCAAGTTGTACCCTTCTTTTGCAAGCTGGTCCAGCATGCTGTCCAATGATCGCGTCCACAAGCCATGGGGTGAAAAATTGCCCGTCTCGAATCCGAACCAGTTCACCCCGTTGAAACTAGCAGGTTTACCTTGGGCATCGACGATTTGATTGCCTGACGTGTGGTAATAACTCAATGCTGCTGCGGGCTTGCCAGCAGCAGCAGCCCCGGTGCTCGAGATAAGCACCGCCGCCAGCAACAGGCACGTTCCTATCCATCTCATCCAATTCTTCCTTTCTATTATCCACGATTAACCTTAACACGCAGCG from the Paenibacillus sp. BIHB 4019 genome contains:
- a CDS encoding glycoside hydrolase family 5 protein; translated protein: MRWIGTCLLLAAVLISSTGAAAAGKPAAALSYYHTSGNQIVDAQGKPASFNGVNWFGFETGNFSPHGLWTRSLDSMLDQLAKEGYNLLRIPYTNEMLLAGKKPSGIDYMKNPDLKGLTPLQLLDKLVQKAEKRGMKIILDRHRPNASEQAERWYTQGVPEKTWIKDWTMLAKRYLANDTVIGADLHNEPHGSVCWGCGDSDSDWRLAAERAGNAILAVNPDWLIIVEGVDANVKGQSGSYWWGGNLSGVRKYPVRLKVPNQLVYSPHDYGPGVSSQPWFAGQTFPANLSGVWDANWGYIHKEKIAPILLGEFGGRNVDSTSKEGKWQNALVDYIGQNDLYWTYWSLNPNSGDTGGLLLDDWQTWNKPKQKMLARIMKPVNGATK